GTGTTTGGACCCATATCGACTGTCTGTCAGTTTGTggaatttatttcaaattaagTTATTTTCTACATTTCTATGAGTAGGTGTCCCGGTCTAGCACTATGCCTTCGAGCACAAGAGATGCTTTGTACCAAGGTTTACCCCCAAGTATAAAATCTGCTTTACGCTCCAGAATACAGTCCTTCCAGGTTAAGGAAGAGGTATTATTTCTACTCAATGCTCTTCTGCTAACAGAATGGATTTAGAGTGTGCAATAATGTtactttaaaatgttatatgCATGCCTGCTCATTACACAGTATCTTGTTTGTTTTAAACCAGCTCACTGTTCCTCAAATAAAAGCCGAAATGGAAAAAACGTTGCAGTGGCTTGTTCCTGTTGCTACAAACACAACCAAGTAAAAGCTTCTACGCTATTTTCTTTCTCATTATCTTTGGTTTGTTTCATCAATAAAACTCTGTATCTGTCTTCATTAACTTAAGCTTGTAACACGTGACAATAAAAACCCCCCTTTGGTTTCTGTAACTGAAGGAAGTCAGGCTTATTCTTCtgtcttttcttgttttttttctatcagAGCGCATCACGGGTTTGGATGGGTTGGGGAATGGGCAAGTTCCGGGTAAGCCATGAGGGCAAGCTTGATTCTTAGGCTATTCCCTCTTTGtgctgtatatatatatatatatttgcgtTGCTTGCTGAATGATAGAAGATTGGGAAATAATTTCAGGTCAGATGGGAACCAGAGACCAGCAGGTCAGACGATTCTAAGGATAGATACACTTCACCATGCAGATAAAGAAAAAACCGAGGCTTACATATTAGACCTGGTGGTATGGCTTCATCATCTGGTTACCCAAGTCAGGGCAACAACTGGTTTTGGGCTAAGATCTCCGGTAAAGTCTCCAATCAGATCACCTAACCAGAAAACGATCCAGCTCTCGAGCGGCAACCCAAGTATGGGGTCACCGTTGCTGACGATGGAGGATCAAGAGATGCTCAGAGACGTGAGCAAGAGAAGAAAAACGCCAGGAATTAGCAAGAGCCAAGAGTTTCAAACGGTGGCTAAAGCAAGACTGTGTAAGCATCACAGGCTGAGCAAAAGCAGTAGCCACTCGCCGATGATGGGGGAGATGATGAAGAGTAAGAAGGATGCTTTCGCAATGAGAAGACCTTCATCTGTGCCAATCATTGACTTTGAGATAGATCGCATGAAAGCCCTGGATGTGATTGATCGTGTGGACACCATTAGGAGCTTGTAGCTAAAAAAAATGAACAAGCATCCTCTCTTATCCCCCCCTCCTCTTCAGAAATAATGCAATTGATCCCCATGGGAAAATCCTTAATAGCTGAAGATCAGAAGAGAGAGGTTAGTAAACTTTGTACCACTACTAATACATTATGTTTTTGGGGTTTGTGGGTGTAATTTGGCTTTGGTTTCCTTTGTATCGTGGGTTCTATTTTCTTGTTGTATCGTGTTCGTGTAcatacaataaataataatgatataaaatgttttctttatattgtGCAAGTTAGTAGCTTGAAGATGCATATTTGTTTGATAAGGTATGTATGGTGGATAAGATTCACACTTCTCTGCAACTACTacttaaagagaaaaaaaaggtGAGCTATTGAAAACCATTGTTCTCGCACGTTAGCCAAAGTTGGAGAAGAAAATCAAAGATTGCGAGGAAAAGATTGTAGTTCCCTTTCAAATTGGGatacaataaataataataataataataataatgatattaAATGTTTCTTGACTGCCCAGTTTTTGGTCTATGTATAAGTAGCTAGAGAAATGCATATTTCGTTTGATAAGGTGTTGGTTCTCTGAATCtacatttaacaaaaaaaaaagtgagctATTCAAAAGAATTGTTCTAACACGTTGAAGAAGAACATAGTTCCCCTTCAAATTGGGAATTGCATTTCAATCTCGAAACGCGATGAAATTGTCGTGTTACTAGGAAAAGAAAAGGTTTACACGTGAAAGCGAAAGCGTCGATGGGcgtgtaaataataaaaaaaaatgaatttcaaaaatgaattaaataatGTGGTAATAAACACTGCACCCGCCAGTTTGTCGTTCTGACCAAACATGAAGAAGAGGATCGATCCCCCTCTCTCTAATTAGAATATTCCTCCTATCGCCGGATCTCTCTTTCTTGGGGGAAGCGCAAAAATCAATGGAGGAAGATCTGATACCATCTCCGTACGATCTTCTCTTTGAAGCTCTCTGGCTAATCCCAATTCGTCACTATCTCTACGCTCTCTTCATTATCTGGACCGTCTTCTTCTACAATTACGTGGAGTTCCATTTCCTTGGTGATGTGGCTCTTCAGTATTTCAGATGTCGAGTCAATCTCATCTACAACCCTGATTCTCCTATTTACCACGGTGTTGTCTCTCGCTGCCCGACTCTCCACGGCCGGTGACTTACCTATTTATAcgattaattgttttttttttaattcggatttatggtttatttatttatattttttatttttttgggggGTATGGATAAAAAGATATGTGGCGACGCCATGGTTAGCGAGTCCTCATCTTCAGACTTGTTTCCTTAATTTCCATGGATTGCCTCCCGTTTTCACCTACACAAGGTTGATTCcccttttctttattttttttgtgctAAAGACGCATTCCTTTTGAGCTTCCTTCCTTCCTTTGTACTGTGTCAGAAAGCTCTTTCGTCCTTCTGATGGTGGAACCATTGCTTTGGATTGGCTTACCAACTCTCATGGTATATTACTATTTACTTCACTcttttaacattattttattccttccatttttatttcaatctgcttggttgttttttttgttttttttttgttttgcagttCTTGATGAAATCAGTAAAGAAGACACAACTCCCATTGCTGTTGTTATTCCAGGCCTAACTAGTGATTCTTCTTCTGCAGTAAGTCTACTTCTCTAGTAGGACTGTGCTTTCTACAGTGCATATTATGATGACccattaaattataaaaagagaaaaatgtaCACCTGACTTGTGTTGATGAATGATTCCCCTATCTGCAGTATCTTAAGCACCTTGCCTACAACACTGCAAAGTCCGGTTGGAATGTTGTTATTAGTAACCATAGAGGATTGGGTGGTGTTTCTGTTACTGTAAGCTCcctatttttgttttcaaacttTATACATATGTTCTTCTATAATCTTTTGCCCCTATGTTGCAGTCCGATTGCTTCTATAATGCTGGATGGACAGAGGATGTACGGGTAGTTCTTCGTCATCTTCAACACGAGTTCCCTATGGCTCCTCTCTTTGCTATTGGAACTAGCATTGGAGCTAATATTCTGGTAGGAATACTCTTTTTAAGAAAGCAAATTTTAGTTACTAATTCGATCCAGTTGAGCAACTTTGCTTAGCTTTGAATTTCGTTAAGTTTGAATGATGATTTGCTTGTCTTCCATGGACATATTTATATTGTTCACTTGGCTGCAACGTAGGCACCGTAGCTTTTTAATATTTCTCAATACAAATGATATGCATGAGGAGGTTCATCAAACAGATAAAACAAACTTGAACACATATCCAATGCTTAGGTGAAATACCTTGGGGAAGAGGGTGAGAAAACTCCTCTGAGGGGCGCTGTAGCTATTTGCTCTCCATGGGACCTCTTGGTGAGTTGTTTTTTTCATAACTATTTTCTTACTTCTACGTTCCAAAATTTGCTGTGTCAAGTTCTCTCTCTAGTTATCTGATTAGAAATGACATAACTTTCTTTGATATAAGTGGACGCTTGATAGACTATGCTTTCTCTTCCGTTGTCTCCTCCCAACAAGATTGGTGACAGGTTTATCAGCCGAAAATTCAAACAAAGGTTGTACGACAGAGCTCTAACCATCGGACTTCAAGGTTATGCCCAATTGTATGTCCACACTTCATTCCTTGCCTTTATTTTGAGTTTGATAAGTTCAGATAAATCAGGTTACAGTTATAACTCTAGTTTCATTTGCAGACATGAACCTCAATATACACGGCTTGCTAATTGGGAAGGCATAAAAAAGGTTAGCAGTGTAGGCTACATTGTGTAACCACATATCCATAAACTAAACAGTCTATTTGGTACATTTTATTTTGCTACTAACATTGTTTGTTGTTACCCAACTTTATTGCTTTTTCAGTCACGTTCCATCCGAGATTTTGACAATCATGCTACATGTCACGTCGGGAAATTTGAGGTACTTGGTCCTTTCCCATATTATTTCAACTTCTGATGTTAGTTTTCCTCCAGGATTGGCCTTATCTCTACATCTTTgggatgatgctcttcataatcAGAGCTAAGTTAACTTCTCTGTTGGTTTAACAAAGTGACAACGATATCGCAGACTGTGGATACGTTTTACCGAAAATCTAGTAGTACCCAATACGTAGGAAATGTGGCGGTGCCGCTACTCTGTATCAGTGCTCTAGATGATCCCTTATGCACAAAGGAAGCTATTCCTTGGGAAGAATGCCGGTAATACCCCCCGTGATCTCTTTTAAAGTATTTGAATCCTCTATTAAAGATACAGTATATTTACATTGAAGTTTCTTTGGAAAAAGGGCAAACAAAAACATTGTCTTGGCGACAACAAATCACGGAGGACATCTAGCGTTTTTCGAAGGACTAACTGCATCTAGCTTGTGgtgtgtttctctctctctatatattctTTCTCACGAAGCATGAAAACAGATAAGTACGTACAAcggttatatacatatatgctGCAACAGGTGGGTTCGGGCCACTAACGAGTTTCTTGGCGCCCTTAGCTGCAGTCGTCATATGCATATACAGAAAGTAAGTTTTCTGTCTGTTATCTTCAACTGTTTTTGTCTATTGTTTCACCAGTTCAATCCTGTGCAGATTCAAGAGAGTGGAAGCTCAGGATCAGGAAAGCTGGAGGAGCCTTCGATAAACCAAGGCCCGTACCTTAACATTGCAGAAGACGGGTTGGTGGCAGCAGTCAACTTGGAGGAAAACACCACACGGTCAAAAGAAGCAACACAAGTATTGAACCAGAGAGGACCAAAGGTTAAAGATAAGAGAAGCTTTAACGTGTTGTGCCGCCAGACAAAACGGTCCATTTGGTTGCTTGGTTACATAGGCATGGTAACAGGTTTCCCTTTAGTTGGGATGCTCATGAACTACCTCTTTCGTAAGAAGCAACGACCCATAACAGCCTCCAAATCCTGAAGATGCTTTATTTTTTCCTCCCTCAGTAACTTCATTATAGAGATCAAAGATTATATAAAGACTAACTCTCTTTATTAAAGCTTAAGAAACTTACTCAAAACTTAAGCTCAAACACAAAACCCTTAAGTTATGCAACACTCTTGCATATCCTTATATACTCATTGTAAAGTCCTAAAACACAATAGATAAGGATgtttagataactcctaaacaCAAATGACTTTACTATTTCCTATTCTATAACTCAGTAggaaatatataactttatctCTAAGTTATTTCAAGCTTATCACAACATtctcccccttaagcttgaaATCCTTTTTGCCAAATCATGAACTCCAATGAGACTTCGCATTTCCGTGAACTTGATCCTTCCCAAAGACTTAGTCAAAATATCAGCTTTTTGTTTATCTCCTGAAACGTGCATCACACTTACTTGACCCTTCTCTACACATTCTCTTATAAAATGGTACCTTGCATGTATGTGTTTGCTTCTTCCATGAAAGACTGGAttcttagagagagagatagctGACTGATTGTCGATTTTAATGATCACCTTCTCGCATGGCTTCTCTGTGATTTCACTCAACAACTCTTGCAGCCAAATAGCTTGTTTAGCTGCTTCTGTCCCAGCCATGAACTCTGCCTCGCATGACGACAACGCGACCGTTTCCTGTTTTGAGGAACACCAAGTGATCAAGTTTTCTCCTAAGTAAAAGATATGCCCTGTAGTACTCTTGCCGTCGTCGGAATCAACATTATGACTGCTATCAGAGTATCCGACAAGTC
The Raphanus sativus cultivar WK10039 chromosome 1, ASM80110v3, whole genome shotgun sequence DNA segment above includes these coding regions:
- the LOC108810632 gene encoding uncharacterized protein LOC108810632, encoding MEEDLIPSPYDLLFEALWLIPIRHYLYALFIIWTVFFYNYVEFHFLGDVALQYFRCRVNLIYNPDSPIYHGVVSRCPTLHGRYVATPWLASPHLQTCFLNFHGLPPVFTYTRKLFRPSDGGTIALDWLTNSHVLDEISKEDTTPIAVVIPGLTSDSSSAYLKHLAYNTAKSGWNVVISNHRGLGGVSVTSDCFYNAGWTEDVRVVLRHLQHEFPMAPLFAIGTSIGANILVKYLGEEGEKTPLRGAVAICSPWDLLIGDRFISRKFKQRLYDRALTIGLQGYAQLHEPQYTRLANWEGIKKSRSIRDFDNHATCHVGKFETVDTFYRKSSSTQYVGNVAVPLLCISALDDPLCTKEAIPWEECRANKNIVLATTNHGGHLAFFEGLTASSLWWVRATNEFLGALSCSRHMHIQKIQESGSSGSGKLEEPSINQGPYLNIAEDGLVAAVNLEENTTRSKEATQVLNQRGPKVKDKRSFNVLCRQTKRSIWLLGYIGMVTGFPLVGMLMNYLFRKKQRPITASKS